The following proteins are co-located in the Solea senegalensis isolate Sse05_10M linkage group LG12, IFAPA_SoseM_1, whole genome shotgun sequence genome:
- the slitrk4 gene encoding SLIT and NTRK-like protein 4 isoform X1: MLLVLLLAAFSSCFSGSLSSSLSSPSMSDGPPMADPSASDLMAETCSACSCMSVENVLYVNCEKITVYRPTQLIPPASSLYHLNFQNNFLIVLYPNSFLNFTHAVSLQLGNNKLQNIEGGAFLGMAALKQLHLNNNELKVLRADTFQGIENLEYLQADYNLIKYIEKGAFNKLHRLKVLILNDNLIQALPDNIFRFASLTHLDIRGNRIQKLPYLGVLEHIGRIVELQLDDNPWNCTCDLAPLKAWLENMPYNIFIGEAICETPSDLYGRLLKETNKQELCPMGTGSDFDVRMPPPDNGQSPSKMSPTTMVPMATKAPKTTDSSKIYGNGIVAGLPPFGRNSQIVSFQTRTPPLCPQPCSCKAHPSDFGISVSCQERNIKTLAELIPRPPNAKKLHLSGNYIRDISPIDFQGFEGLDLLHLGSNQIATVQKGVFANFTNLRRLYLNGNQLEQLHPEMFLGLTNLQYLYLEYNAIKEILAGTFDSMPNLQLLYLNNNVLRSLPAYVFAGVSLARLNLKNNHFMTLPVSGVLDQLQSLTQIDLEGNPWECSCDLVALKLWLEKLSDGVAAKEVKCASPVQFANIELRLLKNEILCPKLIARPPLILTSATPVLTSLSPAGVGKAPPGGPVPLSIMILSILVVLILTVFVAFCLLVFVLRRNKKPVGRQEGLGNQECGSMSLQLRRHNHKSGKKGSIPGDDLGGETFIPQTIEHIGKSHTCGIGRSSDMDAGFKFADSQRQKIIFRNSSDKDKEALSTLERNKRLSTIDELEEFLPNRESSMFIQNFLDSKRDFNSIGMGGYEIRYPEKTLDKKMKKSSLIGGNHSKIVVEQRKSEYYELKAKLQGTPDYLQVLEEQTALSKM; the protein is encoded by the coding sequence ATGCTGCTCGTACTCCTGCTGGCAGCCTTTTCCTCCTGTTTCTCCggctccctctcctcctccctctcctccccctccatgTCGGACGGACCCCCGATGGCAGACCCATCCGCCTCGGACTTGATGGCCGAGACCTGCAGCGCCTGCTCCTGCATGTCGGTTGAGAATGTGCTTTATGTCAACTGCGAGAAGATCACTGTCTACCGACCCACGCAGCTCATCCCACCGGCGTCGTCACTGTACCACCTCAACTTCCAGAACAACTTCTTAATCGTACTCTATCCGAACTCGTTCCTGAACTTCACCCAcgctgtgtccctgcagctgggGAACAATAAACTGCAGAACATCGAGGGCGGAGCGTTCCTGGGAATGGCTGCATTGAAACAGCTGCACCTGAACAACAATGAGTTAAAGGTGCTACGTGCGGACACTTTCCAAGGGATAGAAAACTTGGAATACCTCCAGGCTGACTACAACCTGATAAAATACATAGAAAAGGGAGCTTTTAACAAACTGCACAGGCTAAAAGTGCTGATCCTGAATGACAATCTCATACAGGCACTTCCTGACAACATATTTCGCTTCGCCTCTCTCACACATCTGGATATAAGGGGGAACAGGATCCAGAAGCTTCCCTATTTGGGGGTTCTGGAGCATATAGGGCGCATCGTAGAGCTGCAACTGGATGACAACCCCTGGAACTGTACCTGTGATTTAGCGCCCCTCAAGGCGTGGCTTGAAAACATGCCctataatatttttattggtGAGGCCATATGTGAAACACCAAGTGATTTGTACGGGAGGCTCCTGAAAGAAACCAACAAACAGGAGCTTTGTCCCAtgggaacaggaagtgactttgatgtAAGAATGCCGCCACCGGATAATGGACAGTCACCTTCCAAAATGTCCCCAACTACGATGGTGCCCATGGCCACAAAAGCGCCAAAAACCACAGACTCATCCAAGATTTACGGAAACGGCATTGTGGCTGGTTTGCCCCCCTTTGGAAGAAATAGTCAGATTGTTTCCTTTCAGACACGGACCCCTCCATTGTGTCCACAGCCCTGCAGTTGTAAAGCCCACCCGTCTGACTTTGGCATTAGTGTCAGCTGTCAAGAGAGGAACATTAAAACTCTGGCTGAACTCATTCCCAGACCCCCGAACGCCAAGAAACTTCATCTAAGTGGGAATTACATACGTGACATAAGTCCGATTGATTTCCAAGGGTTTGAGGGCTTAGATTTGTTACACCTTGGCAGTAACCAAATTGCCACGGTCCAGAAAGGTGTGTTCGCTAACTTCACTAACTTAAGGAGACTGTATTTGAATGGAAACCAGCTCGAACAGTTACATCCCGAGATGTTTTTGGGCCTCACGAACCTACAGTACCTGTATTTGGAATACAATGCCATAAAAGAAATCTTAGCCGGCACATTTGACTCCATGCCGAATCTGCAACTCCTGTATCTCAACAACAATGTTTTGAGGAGTCTCCCCGCCTACGTATTTGCGGGTGTATCTTTAGCCCGACTGAATCTGAAAAACAATCACTTCATGACCCTACCAGTGAGCGGTGTCCTGGACCAGCTGCAATCATTGACCCAGATAGACCTGGAGGGGAACCCATGGGAGTGTTCGTGTGATCTGGTCGCCCTCAAACTCTGGCTAGAAAAGCTAAGTGATGGAGTGGCTGCTAAAGAGGTGAAATGTGCCTCCCCTGTGCAGTTCGCCAACATTGAGCTGCGTCTCTTGAAAAATGAGATCTTATGCCCTAAGCTCATTGCAAGGCCACCATTAATTCTCACTAGCGCCACCCCTGTTTTGACCTCACTGTCGCCTGCTGGGGTTGGCAAAGCACCACCAGGAGGACCTGTGCCTCTCTCAATTATGATCCTGAGCATCCTTGTAGTGCTAatactgactgtgtttgtggCCTTCTGCCTTTTAGTCTTTGTTCTGAGACGGAATAAAAAACCAGTGGGCAGGCAGGAGGGGCTAGGGAATCAGGAATGTGGCTCGATGTCATTGCAACTCCGCAGACACAACCATAAATCTGGCAAAAAAGGTTCTATCCCAGGAGATGACCTGGGAGGGGAGACGTTCATCCCCCAGACTATTGAGCACATTGGCAAGAGCCACACCTGCGGAATCGGACGCTCCTCCGACATGGACGCCGGGTTCAAGTTTGCCgactcacagagacagaagatcATCTTCCGGAACAGCAGCGACAAGGATAAAGAGGCTCTTTCCACCCTGGAGCGCAACAAACGCCTCAGCACCATCGACGAACTTGAGGAGTTCCTCCCCAACCGAGAATCTAGCATGTTCATTCAGAACTTCTTGGACAGCAAAAGGGATTTCAACAGTATAGGGATGGGCGGGTACGAAATCCGCTACCCCGAAAAAACACTGGATAAAAAGATGAAGAAGTCATCTCTGATTGGTGGGAACCACAGTAAGATTGTGGTGGAGCAGAGAAAAAGTGAGTATTATGAACTGAAAGCCAAGCTCCAAGGAACGCCTGATTACCTGCAGGTGCTTGAGGAGCAGACTGCACTCAGTAAAATGTAG
- the slitrk4 gene encoding SLIT and NTRK-like protein 4 isoform X2, whose amino-acid sequence MLLVLLLAAFSSCFSGSLSSSLSSPSMSDGPPMADPSASDLMAETCSACSCMSVENVLYVNCEKITVYRPTQLIPPASSLYHLNFQNNFLIVLYPNSFLNFTHAVSLQLGNNKLQNIEGGAFLGMAALKQLHLNNNELKVLRADTFQGIENLEYLQADYNLIKYIEKGAFNKLHRLKVLILNDNLIQALPDNIFRFASLTHLDIRGNRIQKLPYLGVLEHIGRIVELQLDDNPWNCTCDLAPLKAWLENMPYNIFIGEAICETPSDLYGRLLKETNKQELCPMGTGSDFDVRMPPPDNGQSPSKMSPTTMVPMATKAPKTTDSSKIYGNGIVAGLPPFGRNSQIVSFQTRTPPLCPQPCSCKAHPSDFGISVSCQERNIKTLAELIPRPPNAKKLHLSGNYIRDISPIDFQGFEGLDLLHLGSNQIATVQKGVFANFTNLRRLYLNGNQLEQLHPEMFLGLTNLQYLYLEYNAIKEILAGTFDSMPNLQLLYLNNNVLRSLPAYVFAGVSLARLNLKNNHFMTLPVSGVLDQLQSLTQIDLEGNPWECSCDLVALKLWLEKLSDGVAAKEVKCASPVQFANIELRLLKNEILCPKLIARPPLILTSATPVLTSLSPAGVGKAPPGGPVPLSIMILSILVVLILTVFVAFCLLVFVLRRNKKPVGRQEGLGNQECGSMSLQLRRHNHKSGKKGSIPGDDLGGETFIPQTIEHIGKSHTCGIGRSSDMDAGFKFADSQRQKIIFRNSSDKDKEALSTLERNKRLSTIDELEEFLPNRESSMFIQNFLDSKRDFNSIGMGGYEIRYPEKTLDKKMKKSSLIGGNHSKIVVEQRKKQEN is encoded by the coding sequence ATGCTGCTCGTACTCCTGCTGGCAGCCTTTTCCTCCTGTTTCTCCggctccctctcctcctccctctcctccccctccatgTCGGACGGACCCCCGATGGCAGACCCATCCGCCTCGGACTTGATGGCCGAGACCTGCAGCGCCTGCTCCTGCATGTCGGTTGAGAATGTGCTTTATGTCAACTGCGAGAAGATCACTGTCTACCGACCCACGCAGCTCATCCCACCGGCGTCGTCACTGTACCACCTCAACTTCCAGAACAACTTCTTAATCGTACTCTATCCGAACTCGTTCCTGAACTTCACCCAcgctgtgtccctgcagctgggGAACAATAAACTGCAGAACATCGAGGGCGGAGCGTTCCTGGGAATGGCTGCATTGAAACAGCTGCACCTGAACAACAATGAGTTAAAGGTGCTACGTGCGGACACTTTCCAAGGGATAGAAAACTTGGAATACCTCCAGGCTGACTACAACCTGATAAAATACATAGAAAAGGGAGCTTTTAACAAACTGCACAGGCTAAAAGTGCTGATCCTGAATGACAATCTCATACAGGCACTTCCTGACAACATATTTCGCTTCGCCTCTCTCACACATCTGGATATAAGGGGGAACAGGATCCAGAAGCTTCCCTATTTGGGGGTTCTGGAGCATATAGGGCGCATCGTAGAGCTGCAACTGGATGACAACCCCTGGAACTGTACCTGTGATTTAGCGCCCCTCAAGGCGTGGCTTGAAAACATGCCctataatatttttattggtGAGGCCATATGTGAAACACCAAGTGATTTGTACGGGAGGCTCCTGAAAGAAACCAACAAACAGGAGCTTTGTCCCAtgggaacaggaagtgactttgatgtAAGAATGCCGCCACCGGATAATGGACAGTCACCTTCCAAAATGTCCCCAACTACGATGGTGCCCATGGCCACAAAAGCGCCAAAAACCACAGACTCATCCAAGATTTACGGAAACGGCATTGTGGCTGGTTTGCCCCCCTTTGGAAGAAATAGTCAGATTGTTTCCTTTCAGACACGGACCCCTCCATTGTGTCCACAGCCCTGCAGTTGTAAAGCCCACCCGTCTGACTTTGGCATTAGTGTCAGCTGTCAAGAGAGGAACATTAAAACTCTGGCTGAACTCATTCCCAGACCCCCGAACGCCAAGAAACTTCATCTAAGTGGGAATTACATACGTGACATAAGTCCGATTGATTTCCAAGGGTTTGAGGGCTTAGATTTGTTACACCTTGGCAGTAACCAAATTGCCACGGTCCAGAAAGGTGTGTTCGCTAACTTCACTAACTTAAGGAGACTGTATTTGAATGGAAACCAGCTCGAACAGTTACATCCCGAGATGTTTTTGGGCCTCACGAACCTACAGTACCTGTATTTGGAATACAATGCCATAAAAGAAATCTTAGCCGGCACATTTGACTCCATGCCGAATCTGCAACTCCTGTATCTCAACAACAATGTTTTGAGGAGTCTCCCCGCCTACGTATTTGCGGGTGTATCTTTAGCCCGACTGAATCTGAAAAACAATCACTTCATGACCCTACCAGTGAGCGGTGTCCTGGACCAGCTGCAATCATTGACCCAGATAGACCTGGAGGGGAACCCATGGGAGTGTTCGTGTGATCTGGTCGCCCTCAAACTCTGGCTAGAAAAGCTAAGTGATGGAGTGGCTGCTAAAGAGGTGAAATGTGCCTCCCCTGTGCAGTTCGCCAACATTGAGCTGCGTCTCTTGAAAAATGAGATCTTATGCCCTAAGCTCATTGCAAGGCCACCATTAATTCTCACTAGCGCCACCCCTGTTTTGACCTCACTGTCGCCTGCTGGGGTTGGCAAAGCACCACCAGGAGGACCTGTGCCTCTCTCAATTATGATCCTGAGCATCCTTGTAGTGCTAatactgactgtgtttgtggCCTTCTGCCTTTTAGTCTTTGTTCTGAGACGGAATAAAAAACCAGTGGGCAGGCAGGAGGGGCTAGGGAATCAGGAATGTGGCTCGATGTCATTGCAACTCCGCAGACACAACCATAAATCTGGCAAAAAAGGTTCTATCCCAGGAGATGACCTGGGAGGGGAGACGTTCATCCCCCAGACTATTGAGCACATTGGCAAGAGCCACACCTGCGGAATCGGACGCTCCTCCGACATGGACGCCGGGTTCAAGTTTGCCgactcacagagacagaagatcATCTTCCGGAACAGCAGCGACAAGGATAAAGAGGCTCTTTCCACCCTGGAGCGCAACAAACGCCTCAGCACCATCGACGAACTTGAGGAGTTCCTCCCCAACCGAGAATCTAGCATGTTCATTCAGAACTTCTTGGACAGCAAAAGGGATTTCAACAGTATAGGGATGGGCGGGTACGAAATCCGCTACCCCGAAAAAACACTGGATAAAAAGATGAAGAAGTCATCTCTGATTGGTGGGAACCACAGTAAGATTGTGGTGGAGCAGAGAAAAA